The nucleotide sequence AGAAACGGAACATAACTAGCTTTAATTGCTTCTCTCCAATCGTCAAAACTTTCATGAAATGAATAATAAGATTTATCTAATATTTTTTTTAGCACTAAAATCATCTCCTATAAAATTGAACGGAATGGAACGTTAGGTTCATCTGTGAAACAATCTTCAAAACCTCTTCTATAATGATACTGACGCTTATCTTTATCATTTGGATAAATAAATTTTCCTCCAACATCCCAAATAAATGGTTTAAACTTATATTGAAGTACATCTTTCTTGTACTCATAAAGCATATTAACTTCTTGAGGATCAGCTTTAAAATTAGTCCAAACATCATAATGGAAAGGAATTACAACCTTGCATTGAAGTGCTTCAGCCATACGCAATACGTCAATTGATGTCATTTTATCTTGATTTCCAATAGGATTTTCCCCAAAAGATCCAAGAGCAACGTCTATTTCATAATCTTTCCCATGTTTTGCGTAATACACAGAATAATGTGAATCTCCACTATGGTATATACTTCCAGCATCAGTCTTTATTAAATAGTTAACAGCTTTTTCATCCATATCAGTTGGACAAACTCCTCTGATATCTTCATCAGCAGTAACCAAACAAGTTCTATCAAAACTATCTAAAACTACAATTTCAACCTCATTTATCTTAACTACATCACCAGGTTTAACTTCAACACATCTATCAGCAGGCACTCCATAAGAAAGCCACTTCTCTATACATTTTTTAGGTCCAATGAATGGAACTTTTTTCTCAACATTTTTCATAACTGCAGCTGCATAAAAAGGATCTATATGATCGTTATGGTAATGTGTGGATAAAACTGCATCAACATTTTTAACAGCAAATGGATCAAATACAATTGGAGCTGCCCTTAAATTAGGCTGAGTTGCTCTACCACCCGTCATATTTCTCATTTGATGATACTTATCCATTTCTTTAACTTTTTTACTTCTTTTACCATTTCCAAACCATAAATCGATTGAGATATTAGTATTTTGATGAGTTTTAACCCAAATACCTGTACACCCAATCCACCACATTGCAAATGTTCCTTTTTCTACAACTTCTTCATCTATCTCTTCATTAAGCCAAGTTCCCCACTCAGGAAATGCCCCAAGTATCCAAGACTCTCTAGTTATTTCATCTATCTTACTCAATTTAAACACCCCTAACATTTATTATATATATTTTAAATTTACTATAAGACATTGTCTAAATTCAATTGTTTTTAAGAACATTTTTATTTTTATATGATCATTTTTATTTAATCAATTGTTAATAATAATATAATAATATTTGACAAACCATAATTTTAAACAGTTATAATAAAATTAATCATAAGTGCAATGGTACAATTATTTATTTGATAAAGTGGTGAGTATTTTGAAAATATCCAAGAAAATAATCAATACTCGTAGAGGCAAAATACTAATGGAAATACAAACCTCCGACAAAGTATTCGTAAACACTCTTTCTAAAAAACTTAAAGTATCCCCTCTAACAATTAGACGTGATTTACAAGTACTTGAAGACAATGGTTTTATTGAGAGATTCTATGGAGGTGCAAAATTTAAAAACAAAAATTTATACATAAAAGAAAGGAAGGATTATATTGATTCAATCGCAAAAATAGCTTCAAATTATGTTGAGGATAATGATATTATTTTTGTAAACACTAGTAAAATAACTTTAAAAATGCTTGAATATATACACAATAAAAATGTAAATGTTATCACAAATAACGCAAACGCTATACTCATAAATAATCCAAACATATCAGTTATTTTAACTGGCGGTGATTTAAACACAAACAAAAAATCATTAACTGGTGAACTTGCAGTTAGAACATTGAATAATATTATTGCCACTAAATGCTTTCTTGGATGCAGTGGAATCACTACAAATGGATTTACCTCAATAATCCCACAAGAAGCCTGCGTAAATGAATGCATGATTAAAAGATGTATTGGAAATGTATTTATCTTAGCCGAAACTTCAAAAATCGGACGTGAATGTAACTTTTTAAGTGGTACGATAAATATGATAAATACTTTAATAACTGACTCTTCTCCATCCGATGAACTCATAAATATCCAAAAAAAGGGTATAAAAATAATTTATTCCCATTAAAAACACCAAAAAGAGTATTTGAAAAACAAATACTCTTTTAATTTATAATTTTATTTTTTCCATCTCTTAATTTTAGTTTTTCCATCTTTAGTGCTAGAAATTTTTTGTACAAAGCCCTTAACTTGATCAAAAATATCCATTGCTATCTTTTTGTTATTTTCATTTGTAACAACTGCTTTTGCTTTTCTAAAAATTTCTTTTACAGAAAATTTATCATATCCTATGGTATGAACAACATTTCTCTTTGGTTTTTTCTTAGATTTACTATCGATGATTTTCCTTAACTCAGATATATCAAATTTAAAATTCATAACTATACTTCTCCTCTATTTTTCAGAGTAATTATTTAAAATATTTTTTGCTTTTCTTATCTCATCTTCGTTCGTTACCCACAATTCATATTCACTTAACCCTTGTACACCCATACTCACATTGCTATTTCTAAATTTCATTCCACTATCCAAAACCTGTTTAGCTGACATATGAAACGCTTTAACTTTGGTTTTCAATAAAAATTCCTTCATCACATCTGTATTCATACCTGAACCTGCCATTATAGAAATTTTACCACTCGATTTTTCATTCAAATTATTTATTAAATCAATTCCATTTAAACAATTATTTTGTTGCCCAGAAGTCAAAATTGTATGAATTCCAAGATCTATTGATTGATTCAACACTTCAAATGGATCTCGACAAACATCAAAAGCTCTATGAAGTACGATATTTATATTCCCACTAACTTCCTTTATCTCTTTCATAAAATCATAATCAAGTTCCCCATTACTTTTTAATGCTCCTACAACAATTCCATCAGCTCCAGCATCACGAAATAGTTCGACCTCATATTTCATAATATTTTTTTCATAATTTGTATATAAAAAATCTCCAAATCTAGGTCTTAAAAGAACATGGATAGGTATATTAGATATCTTTCTAATTTCTTTAAACAAGAATATACTCGGACTCGTCCCCCCAATTATCAAATTCGCACAAAGCTCTAGTCTATCTGCACCGCCATTTATTGCATTTATAGCTGATTCAACACTATCAATACAACACTCCAAAATAAATTTATTTTTCATGTAAAAGCCCTCTCACAATTAAAGATATCATTAATAATAAGATACTTTAAAATGAGGATGTTTTAAAGTATAATTTAAATTAAAATTATATAATTTTGAGGTCACAATACATGAAATATATTTATATATTCTTAGGGGGTTTATTTTTTATAATTGGAGTAATTGGAATAGCTCTACCTTTAATACCAACAACTCCCCTATTTCTATTAACACTAGTTTGTTTTACAAAATCTTCTCCCAAACTTGAAAAAAAATTTATCGAATCTAAATTCTACAAAAAATATCTAGAAGACTTCATGAAAAATAAAAGACTTCCTCTAAAACGCAAAATATTTTTGTTATGTTTGGCTACAACCATGATGTCTTTTCCCTTAATAATACTTGATAACCTAATAATTAAACTTATAGTTATAATACTACTTGCATATCTTTATTACTATTTTTTATTCAAAATAAAAAATTATTGAGACCATAATTCTTTTAATGTATAATTAGGAATATAGTAAATTTAAGGAGGTTAATGATGTTAGATTTTAAAGTTAAAAGTATAATAAAAGACTGCGTTCCAGTATTAAGAGAACGTGGAGTTGAATTAACAGAAAATTTTTATGATTTAATGTTCACCAACAATCCAGAAGTTAGACCTCTTTTTGATGAAGATAGACAAAAAAGTGGTAAACAAGCTAAAGCCTTAGCTGCTTCGCTTCTTGCGGTTGCTCAAAATATCGATGACTTAGAAAAAATTCTTCCAACTGTTAAAAAAATTGGAGAATCTCATGTTAAAGCAAAAGTTTTACCTGAACACTACCCAATAGTTGGAAAAAATCTCTTATTAGCAATCAAAAAAACTTTAGGTGATGCTGCAACAGATGATGTTATTAATGCATTTTCTGAAGTTTACACATATATTTCTAAAATATTTATAGACGTAGAAAAGGAACTTTATAATAATCTTTAACATAGTAAAGAGGAACAATTAATTATTTTTATTAATTGTTCCTCTTATCATTTTTTAGACAATTAAAGTTGTATTGAATATCTTTTTGTTGTAAAATCCAAAATATAAATAAACAATTACCTAATTTTTTTTAAATATAAGGGGGATACACATAATGAATCAAAATAACAAAGAATTTATACAAGATCCTTGGGCAAGAGTAACTACAAGAAATGGTCTTGCTGGGGATGAGGTTATATCTTCACTACAAAAATGTATAAGACGTGGACTTGTTGAGGAAGCTTGTAAATTTGCTTACGAAATGTATATAACATCACCCCAAATGGAGGATAAACTTTGGAGAAGACTCATCACTATAACTGTTGAAGATATTGGTATGGGTGACGTTAATGCTCCAATACTAATAAACAACTTAAATGAAATGAGAAAAAATTATGCTTACGCTGATGGCGATAGACCAATATTTTTCATACACGCAATCAGATATCTATGTGAGTGCCAAAAAGATCGCTCAAGTGATTTACTTAAAAATATAATTATAAAGAATTTTGCTATGGGCTTTGTTCCTGAAATTCCAGATTTTGCTTTAGATAAGCACACTATAAGAGGAGCAAAAATGGGAAGAGATTCATTCCATTTCTTGAATGAAGCAAGTAAAGTAATTCCTCAACTCCCTATAAACAACGACTATAAAGAGCGTTACGAAGAAATATTAAAAAAATATAATCCTAATGATGTTTGCGATTCAGCATTTAAATATAATCCTTGGCAGGAATAATAAAACGAAAGGTTTAATGAGAAATGAAATCGAATTCAATATTTGAAAAACTAGATAAAACGTTATCACCAATAAGCACAAAAATAGCAAACCAACGTCATTTAAGAGCCGTTTCAACTGGTATGATGCTCACACTACCTCTAATTGTAATAGGCTCCCTTTTTCTAATAATAGCAAACCCACCAATAAATCCAGATATAATTGATCCAAATACAACAAATATATTTTTAAAATTTCTTCTTTCATGGAAATCGTTTGCAGTAGAAAATTATTCCTTAATCACTACTCCATATGATATGACAATGGGACTTTTAGGTGTTGCATCAGCATTTACAATTTCATATGCTTTAGCTAATGAATATAAGATGAAAAGCATAATGTCAGGGCTTATATCAATGTGTGTATATTTTATGGTATCTGCAACTGTAATTGAAGGAAATATATCGACGGCATTTTTAGGGTCTGACGGGTTATTTGTTGCAATAATCATTGGTCTTTTATCAGTAGAAATAACTAGATTAATAGAAAAAAAGGGGTTTCAAATTAAAATGCCAGACAGTGTTCCCCCTGCTGTAACATCGTTTATAAATTCAATGTTTCCACTACTTGCAAACATCCTAATCATATATGGAATAAACATAATAATAAAAGTTAACTTTAATATGTCAATTCCTCAAGCTATAATGTCTATATTGAATCCTGCTCTTTCTGTCGTAGATAATTTATGGGGATTTTTATTAATCATGACATTTGGAAATCTATTGTGGATTATAGGCGTTAATGGTACATCAATAATTTTCCCAATTGTATTTACTCTTGGGATAACTAACACTGGACTCAATGCTGATTTGCTTGCATCAGGTCAAACTCCAAATCTTTTAATGAACCTACAAATGTTTAGAATTACAGTTCTTGGTGGAGCTGGGAATACATTGGGACTTATAATTTTAATGATGTTTAGTAAATCTGTTCATTTAAAATCATTAGGTAAGCTATCGATTGTTCCAGGAATATGTGGAATCAATGAGCCTATAATTTTTGGTGCTCCAATTGTATTTAATACAATGCTCGTTATACCATTTTTATTAACTCCAATAGTTACAGTAAGCATGACATATTTTGCACAAAAAATTGGATTAATAGGTCTTGGATATTTAGTTGATCCATCATTTACTCCATTCTTTGCTCAAGCTTACTTATCATCACTTGATTTTAGAAATGTTATATTTTCATTCTTTTTAGTTCTCGTAAGTCTTGTTATATACTATCCGTTCTTCAAAGTTTATGAAAAAAATACACTAATCAAAGAAACTAAATAAAAACAATTAAAAGGCATATCAATCTTGATATGCCTTTTATCTTTTTAAATAATCTTGCAAATTTTTAGAGTATTTAAATCAAATATCGGGAATAATATTCATGTTTTATGTTCAATAATTTTTTTCACATTGTAAATTACAAGGAGTGAGATGAATGAAAGATATGGAAAACAACAATTTATTTCCAATTAGTTTGCTAATAGATCGAATAATTTCTAAATTTAATCCAACTAATTGCGAAAATTTATATATTATTTATTCGTTTATATTTGACGATAACGATCCTATATATTTAGAAGTTAAAGATGGTTTTTGTAAAATTTTAAATCATACTCCTTTACATATAAATACAACTATTAGAACAAGTCATAAAATTTGGCAAGAAATTTGTTTAAATAAAGCATCATTAAAAAATGCACTAAAAGAAAACCTAATTAAATGTGATGGTGAAATTAAAAATTACATATTGCTATGCAACCTACTTGAAAAAGATTTACCTAATGACATAAAAAATTCCAATGCATTCTCTATCTCAAAAACTTCATCTAATGAAAACACTTCAAAAAATAAAGAGTTAACCCAAAATCAAAACACCATAACTAAAATCGAAACACCTTCAAACATAATAACCATAACAGAACCTAATCTTCCAGAAATTGAGGTAGATGAATCTACTATTTCAGATAACAAGACATCCATACTAATCAATACCGTACCAAATGATAACATAAAAACAGAAGATAAGAATGCAAATAAAAAATCAATAAAACATCATAAAAAAAGGAAATTCAAGAAAAACATCTTTAGTAAAGATAAGAAACCTAAAAAGAATAAAACTCCCAAAATAAAATCAAACAACATAAAATATCTTTCAATAAGATCTCTATTAAATGTAATGGTAGCAAATTTTAACCACGCTCTTGCAAACGACCTAAACATAACATACAAATTTATATTTGAAAATCCAAAACCAATTTATCTTGTAATTAAAAATAAAACTGCAAAATTACGCTATCAATTAAATGACGAAATAAACACTACAATAATATCAAATTATAAAACTTGGTACAAAATAATTTTTAAAAATTTAAAAATCGAAACTGCACTATTGGACGAAAAAATTAAATGCATTGGGGAAACTAAAAATTTAGAGTTGTTAAACAAATTGTTTAAACATGTCGAAGAAAACAACGAACAAAAAATTACAACTTTAAAACTTAATCCCATAATTTGGTTTGTTTTAGCTATAATACCCTGGTTATTTTACTGGACACTTTTACACATTTGTCAACCACTATTCACTTCAACTTTCGCTGTTTTATACACTACAATTTTTATAACAATCATAAAACCTAGACATTTTAAAAAAATCACAAAACTTGAAGCGTTAACATTAATTATTTTTCCATTTTACAATCTATTTAATGTTTTAAATCCAATTGTATTTAACGATATTGTTTCATCATTTTTCCTCAACATAATATTAATTTTAACTCTTTTCATGAGTTCAGGATGCGAAAAATCAATTATGTCGGAATATTCCGAAATTTCTTATAATTCAGAAATTGCTAAAACAATTCTCTTCAAAAATATAAATAAAAATTTAACAATATTATGGTCAATTTTATTTACAATTAGATTCATTTTATCATTAGTTTTAGACACACCTTTGCACACTATATCTTATATATTTATCGGATTTGGGATATTCATTTCATGGATATATTTGAAATTAAACCTAAATATCAAAGGCTGAATATTTATATATTCAGCCTTTTGTTTACATTTAATTCATTTTTTTGATATTGACTTAACAATAAATTTTTTTTATACTATATTTATGCAATCAAGTTATTGCATAAAAAATATTACAAAATATCACATAGTAATAGTTTTTTAAGAGTTGGTATTTTATTTTATATAGAATTCATTTATAGTATGAATTCTTACATAGTAAATACTCTTTCTATACTTATATCTTTAATTTTAAATACTATAATTGGCATCTTAGTATTTGAGAATAAAAATATAAGTGTTCCTAATTAATACAATAGGTGATTTTAGCTTAGTATTTATTAATTTGAGTGTTAATTGTTTTGTAGCCTGATTAATATTCTTGCTTACGGTTTTACTAAGTTTCCCATTTACATATTTAAATAGGACAAGTTAGAGTGTAAGGCTTAATGCTTTATTCCTATTATTATAAATAAATTATTAACTCAAAACCGATTGTAGAATAAAAAGTCAATACAATCAAAACAACTGGGTATAGGTTTTAAAAATCTATACCCTACTCTATTTTTTAATCAGTAATCTTTTAAAATGCCTTTTAACTTTGCTAATATCTTTTTTTCAATACGAGAAACTTGAACTTGACTAATCCCAAGTACAGAAGCTACCTGTATTTGTGTCTTATCTTTAAAATATCTAAGCATTATAATTTGCCTACTTTTCTCATCAAGTTTACTTATCATTTCTTTCAATACAAGTCTGTTTAAAATAATAGAATCATCAGATGCCTTTTCTTCAATTTTATCAATCAAAAGAATCGGCGATCCATCATCTTGATGCACAGTATCATATAAATACTGTGTACTAGAACAAGAATCTATAGCTAAAATTATATCTTCAACACTCAACTTAGTGTATTCAGCCAATTCATAAACTGTTGGTTCTCTATTTAGCTCTTTTGTAAGCTCATCACGCTTAAACATTATTTTTCTCGATATCCCTTTTACATTTCTGCTAATTTTAACGATACCATCATCTCTTAAAAACCTTTTTATTTCACCCAAGATCATAGGAACAGCATACGTAGAGAATTTAACATTATACTCACTATTAAAATTTTTAATAGCTTTAATAAGTCCAAGTGCCCCGACTTGGTAAATATCATCGTAGTCGTATCCTCTACCCAAAAATTTCTTACTTAGTGATGCAACTAATGGTAAATTAACCTCCAAGAGCAAATCTTCAGCTTTTTTATCTCCATTTCTTACTCTCTTTAAAAGTTCATCATTTTCATAATGACGTAAAGCATTGCTGAAGACTGAATTTTCATATGCCATTATACACTCACCTTACTTTTTTATATACTTTACCATTTTAATATGAGTTCCCTTATCTCTGCTACTATCAACATATAATTCGTCCATAAAACTTTCCATCACTGAAAATCCCATGCCCGAACGTTCAAGATCAGGTCTTGATGTATATAGAGGCTCTCTTGCCTGATCAATATTATCAATTCCACATCCATAGTCTATAATACTTATTGTAACTTTATATTTGTCATTGTCATTATTGTCTTCTTCATTATCTTCAATACCAACATTAATAACTACATTAGTATTTTTATCTTCATTATAACCATGTATTATAGCGTTAGTAACAGCCTCTGACACTGCAGTTTTAACATCGCTAATCTCTTCAAGTGTTGGGTCAAGTTGAGCAATAAATGCAGCGACAGCAACCCTAGCAAAACTTTCATTGCTAGACCTACTGCTTAAAGTTAAACTCATACTATTTTGCATACAAATCCCCCTAAGCATTATTCATAACCTCTGTTAAATCACTATGTATTTTTACAATTTTATTAATACCCGACAATTCAATAACTTTTTTAATTGTTTGATTCAAATTAACTAAAAACACTTGTCCATTCTTAGCTGTTATCTTTTTATGTCTTCCAATTATTATTCCAATGCCTGAACTATCCATAAACGAAACATTTTTAAAATCAAAAACTAAATTTTTAGAAGTGGAAGTATCTATGTAGTAATCTATTTTTATCCTTATATATTCAGCTGAATGATGATCTAATTCTCCATTAAGATAAGCTACAATAGTATTATTTTGCTCTTCACAAAAAACTTCCAAAAAAAACATCCTTTCTAAAAAACGAATTTGGGATATCTTGAATATGTAAAAATTTTACAATATTATAATAATAAATTCAATATAAAAATGTAAATATTTTCTATATTCTTATAAAAATTCAATATACCAAAATTTTTATATGCTAAAATCTTATACTACTTTACTAATTGTATAATCTTGATATCATTATTTATCCTATAAACTAAATGATCACTATTTTTCATAACAAGACAAATATCTTCATCATCATAAAGTTTTTTGAAAAGCTTCAATTTATTTTCAACACTCAATAAAAATTTTTCATTTATTGTTTGTATTGGAACATCATTTTTATATGTAACAGAATCATTCATCTTATTTAATATAAAGCTCAAAACACTATCCAAATCTTCATTCAATAAATACAAATAAATCTCCATAATACATGAAAGATCTATCTCTTCTAAAAGATCTACAAGTTTTATATACAACTTAATATCAAAATTATTTTTAAATTTCATTCCAACTAATATTGAATCGATCTTGAATAAAATATTTTTAATATCTTTATTACTAAAAATTCCATCGCAAATATTTTTGATATGTTTAATATTAATTGGTTGACTTGTATAATGCACATTTAAATTTAATCTACTAACATAACCTTCTATAATTCCAAAAATATTTTTATTAAAATTATTAAAAATCTTATAGAAAACATTCCGAATTTCGTTTAATATAGTCGCCTGGTCAAATGAGTCTTCTAAATCATTCAATAATTTTATAACATTATAACCATCACCAAATAGGAAAAAATATCTTTCACTACAATATTTCATCTATTTTTTACTCCTCATTATTACAAAATTGTTAACTATTTATTACTATTTTAACACATTGTTAACTTTTCACACAATATATTAAAAACAAAAAAACCTCCATTAGGAGGTTAAATACCATTTAATATAAACTCTTTGATCAAACTTACATAATTCGTTAAACGCTCTTTTATTCTCTTGTCAAAAAAATTCTCTAGAAAGTTCATATTATCCATTGGTGTGTGAATTATTCTTCCAAACATTTCGGTCTGTGTACGTCCGTCATTTTCCCCAGCGTTCCAATTTGTCGATTCAAAATATAAAACAGGTATTCCGCTTTCAAAAAAAGGGTAATAATCGCTTTTGGTATTCGTAAAACTTACATCTTCCCCATCTCTTAAATTAACTTTTATATCTATCTCCATATTTTGAGCAATCTCCATAAGCTTCTCCAGAAATAAATTATCTGTTTCTTCAATTTTTTCATCTTTATAAACATTATAGACATACATATTATCTCCAGATACTAATGTATCCAAGTTAATCATGTATTTTATTCTTTCCTTCTCCGAATCACTCAATGACTCTACATAATTATAAGATCCGTGAAGTCCACGCCCCAATAAATTTATCTCTTCCGCTCCAAAAAATATAAATTTTAAATCATACGGGGTATTGATATCTCGAAAAATTTTGCAAAGTTCTAAGAGTATAGAAATTCCTGAACCATTGTCATCAAATGCATTTCCTTCGATACGTCCATCATAATGTGCTCCTAAAATTATAACTTTTGAAGAATCCATACCTTTTTTATTCACTTCGATATTTTCAGTTTCGTGTCCATCGACATCAAATTTATCTATATTGACCTTATAACCCAAATCTTTCAAAACATTTTTTATGTACTTTCTTGAATTTATTTCACTTTGTGTTAAGAACACTCTATTCCCTATCGATGAAAATTTTAATAAATGTTTGTATGCAATATCTCCATTTATAGCCATTACATTAAACGAATCAAAATTATAAATCAATATTAATAGAACTACAACTATATGAATATATTTCTTCAATGCAATATCACCCCTCATAATACTATTTTCTCAAAATTATTTCGTCATAATAAAATGTTTTAAATATGTTAACTGAATTTATTCCAAAAATTCTTCTATTATAAACATCAAATTTCTTACATTGAAACAATGGAATCACAGGCAAATCTTCTTTTAAAATTTCATAAGCTTCAATATAAAAATCCTTATTTGACTCTATATCAAAATTTCTATTGATATGCGTTAATATTTCATCTAATCTTTGATTCGAATAAAAAATATGATTATCCATCCCCGACGTGTGAAAACTTCTATACCAACTACTACCAGAAATAAACCCATCGCTTACTAAAAATAGATCATAATCATTTTTCTTCGAAATAAAATCAGAAATATTATAAATATCGAATTCTTCTTTAATCAATGAGATCCCAGCATTTTTCAAATCTAACTCTATTTTTGGATAAATATTCTGACATAGCTTATCATTTTTTTGGACAAGAATTTTAAATTGTAAGGCTTTTCCATCTTTTTCAAAAATATCGTACCTATTTTTAATCCATCCTTGCTCATTCAAAACCCTAACTGCTTCTATTTTGTTAAAAGTATTTTTCACATTATCCTTGTCATAAAAAAATTTATAAAAAATCCTATCAATCGGACTATCTATAACATTTAATTTTAAGTTTGATACACTTTCCGCAATTTTATTTTTATCTATAGCCAAATTAATGGCTTTCCTAACAGGAATCTCCTTTAACGATTCATTTGAATGATTAATTCCAATCGAAACATAGCCATATGAATCAAATATGTATCCATTTAAAAATTGAGCATTCGCTGTTTTTTCGATATTTTCATTATTGAATAAAACATCATACGCTATATCAATATCACCTGAAATTAAATTTCTTATGTAATTTTCCTCGTCAACTTTTT is from Candidatus Arthromitus sp. SFB-rat-Yit and encodes:
- a CDS encoding ABC transporter substrate-binding protein; its protein translation is MRKFIRQINLILSIFMIFCFISSCKSNKGETGNKIQVDNIYKGSGKFDKDTLYISASNFNSSNNNAIVKQDILNVGIKYLNKFNFNPYLIESNYDYQVIDAIWEPLMKTGLDGEFFPNILKQLPTVSEDRKTYFFSLREDLVWEDGTKLTTKDVDFTYKFLMDSNYRGSFDRETLDIKNWREYNSGSVDFIEGIEIIDEYNFRVTVENPSVQTIGLLNIYPLSYLYYGQYYYQGRANEIFERNLRPFGNGVFKFLGYEDENYLILKANENYYKGKTDIETLTFKKVDEENYIRNLISGDIDIAYDVLFNNENIEKTANAQFLNGYIFDSYGYVSIGINHSNESLKEIPVRKAINLAIDKNKIAESVSNLKLNVIDSPIDRIFYKFFYDKDNVKNTFNKIEAVRVLNEQGWIKNRYDIFEKDGKALQFKILVQKNDKLCQNIYPKIELDLKNAGISLIKEEFDIYNISDFISKKNDYDLFLVSDGFISGSSWYRSFHTSGMDNHIFYSNQRLDEILTHINRNFDIESNKDFYIEAYEILKEDLPVIPLFQCKKFDVYNRRIFGINSVNIFKTFYYDEIILRK
- the spoIIAA gene encoding anti-sigma F factor antagonist, which codes for MFFLEVFCEEQNNTIVAYLNGELDHHSAEYIRIKIDYYIDTSTSKNLVFDFKNVSFMDSSGIGIIIGRHKKITAKNGQVFLVNLNQTIKKVIELSGINKIVKIHSDLTEVMNNA
- a CDS encoding M28 family metallopeptidase is translated as MKKYIHIVVVLLILIYNFDSFNVMAINGDIAYKHLLKFSSIGNRVFLTQSEINSRKYIKNVLKDLGYKVNIDKFDVDGHETENIEVNKKGMDSSKVIILGAHYDGRIEGNAFDDNGSGISILLELCKIFRDINTPYDLKFIFFGAEEINLLGRGLHGSYNYVESLSDSEKERIKYMINLDTLVSGDNMYVYNVYKDEKIEETDNLFLEKLMEIAQNMEIDIKVNLRDGEDVSFTNTKSDYYPFFESGIPVLYFESTNWNAGENDGRTQTEMFGRIIHTPMDNMNFLENFFDKRIKERLTNYVSLIKEFILNGI